In Methanosarcina barkeri MS, a single window of DNA contains:
- a CDS encoding vWA domain-containing protein, which produces MNISLEHPEMLLLIIPVTIAGFYLLRKTKTKIVEWRMLVAFLLILALAAPFTTVTQTVNEDNPSLVLIQDKTSSMGLFSNETGNDLYKALAADTSTTLVQLTGDKTNLGDAVTQYSGTGNQIVLITDGNNNSGKSLVDALGFAKETNTSVYLVEPELKTNDLSVEIHGDKSVIVDNPNEFDIVVRQASNQSVSYSYEAYVDGELSQSGDVTQNSTQYTISPNLRHTFSTLGAHNISVKITPSGEDLSSINNKFYKSVYVIPKPKLTLVTGEPNSPLAQILNKLYNTSVFTTYPGASALNSSKTLALDNQFADNLTETQVKEIRKYVTNGGGLVVVGGERAYNYGNYLNSSFEKILPVISRPSEYKGGRNLVLILDVSPSTTAHKTQGDILGNAIYILQNENLKDANAEIIAFGSKGYDVSGGFVFLGLAQNQATLKDKIEKLAPDEESKTSLDAGLNISKEMLTGKEGELDAIIISDGAIEDSYKPSLQAAKELQKLGVNLYFIHIRSVAPSQIDKSRNYYAEMFMKELGLEKNYFHINMSERANIVFKSTDKSQEEENEEEKETEENATSDYSLYVYSPNSFITKDVNLTSNITGYNDVTPKAGAERLVITTSNGKPVLTTWRFGLGRVAAFTTDNGQGDGSRWATNVYNGSSARLISSMINWAIANPRAEEGTVVDSPDTWLGTPSNLTLTMYDEGIPQLKLDGNALDLALTGKNTYETNVNPNSIGIHDISGYPLAVNYPLEYRDVGLNEDIEPLVLSTGGKIYNEKDARALLLKDARQNSVKQSDEQVSLKVYVLLTALVLYLGEILARRIREMRKLKNTQG; this is translated from the coding sequence ATGAATATATCCCTTGAACACCCGGAAATGCTTTTACTCATCATTCCTGTGACAATTGCCGGGTTCTATCTCCTGCGGAAGACAAAAACGAAGATTGTGGAATGGAGGATGCTTGTAGCTTTCCTCCTTATACTCGCTTTGGCTGCTCCATTTACAACGGTTACGCAGACTGTTAATGAAGACAATCCTTCACTTGTACTAATTCAGGATAAGACCTCAAGTATGGGGCTTTTTTCTAATGAAACAGGTAATGACCTGTATAAAGCCCTTGCAGCTGATACCTCTACAACCTTAGTCCAGCTTACAGGCGATAAAACAAATCTTGGAGATGCTGTAACTCAGTACTCTGGCACTGGTAATCAGATTGTTCTGATTACTGATGGGAATAACAACTCCGGGAAGAGCCTTGTTGATGCCCTCGGCTTTGCCAAAGAAACCAATACTTCAGTCTACCTTGTCGAGCCTGAACTTAAGACAAATGACCTCAGTGTAGAAATTCATGGGGACAAAAGTGTAATTGTGGATAACCCAAACGAATTTGATATAGTTGTCCGCCAGGCTTCAAATCAAAGTGTTAGCTATTCCTATGAAGCATACGTAGATGGGGAACTTTCCCAAAGTGGCGACGTTACTCAAAACTCAACACAGTATACTATTTCCCCTAATCTCAGGCACACTTTTAGCACTCTTGGTGCTCACAATATCAGTGTAAAGATTACTCCTTCCGGAGAAGATCTGAGTAGTATTAACAATAAATTTTATAAATCCGTGTATGTAATTCCCAAACCAAAGCTCACTCTTGTTACCGGTGAGCCGAATTCACCCCTTGCTCAAATCCTTAACAAACTTTACAACACTTCTGTTTTCACTACTTATCCTGGAGCAAGTGCTCTGAACAGTAGCAAAACTCTGGCACTTGATAACCAGTTCGCCGATAATCTTACGGAGACACAAGTAAAAGAAATTAGAAAGTATGTTACTAATGGAGGTGGACTGGTAGTTGTAGGAGGAGAAAGAGCATATAATTATGGCAATTATCTTAATTCCTCGTTTGAAAAAATCCTACCTGTGATTTCAAGGCCTTCCGAATATAAGGGAGGACGAAACCTTGTCCTGATCCTCGACGTTTCTCCCAGTACTACAGCCCACAAAACCCAGGGAGACATCCTGGGAAATGCCATATATATTCTTCAGAACGAAAATCTCAAAGATGCAAACGCCGAAATTATCGCATTCGGAAGCAAGGGATATGATGTTTCAGGAGGTTTTGTTTTCCTTGGACTTGCTCAGAACCAGGCAACTCTTAAAGACAAAATCGAGAAACTGGCTCCTGACGAGGAAAGCAAGACTTCCTTAGATGCAGGACTCAACATTTCAAAGGAAATGCTTACCGGCAAGGAAGGCGAACTTGATGCTATTATTATTTCAGACGGAGCAATCGAAGATTCCTACAAGCCAAGCCTTCAAGCTGCAAAAGAACTGCAGAAACTCGGTGTAAACCTGTACTTTATCCATATTCGTTCAGTAGCTCCTTCCCAGATTGACAAATCCAGAAATTATTATGCTGAGATGTTTATGAAGGAACTCGGGCTTGAGAAAAACTATTTCCACATTAATATGAGTGAAAGGGCAAACATAGTCTTTAAGTCAACCGATAAGTCTCAGGAAGAAGAGAACGAAGAAGAAAAAGAGACAGAAGAAAATGCAACTTCTGATTATTCTCTCTATGTTTATTCTCCAAATAGCTTCATTACGAAAGATGTGAACCTTACTTCCAATATCACAGGATATAACGACGTGACTCCAAAAGCCGGGGCTGAACGTTTGGTTATAACTACTTCAAATGGAAAACCAGTACTTACTACATGGCGCTTCGGACTAGGAAGAGTTGCAGCTTTTACCACAGACAATGGGCAAGGGGACGGTTCTCGCTGGGCGACTAATGTTTATAACGGATCGAGTGCCAGACTAATTTCAAGCATGATCAACTGGGCAATAGCGAACCCGAGAGCTGAAGAAGGAACTGTTGTGGACAGCCCGGATACCTGGCTTGGCACTCCCTCCAACCTGACACTTACAATGTACGATGAAGGAATCCCGCAGCTAAAACTAGATGGCAATGCTCTGGACCTTGCTCTAACCGGAAAGAATACCTATGAGACAAATGTGAATCCAAATAGTATTGGGATTCATGATATCTCAGGCTACCCGCTTGCAGTAAATTACCCGCTTGAGTACAGGGATGTAGGACTCAATGAGGATATAGAGCCTCTTGTCCTTTCTACCGGAGGAAAAATTTACAATGAGAAGGATGCAAGAGCCCTTCTACTGAAAGACGCGCGGCAGAATTCAGTGAAACAATCCGATGAGCAGGTAAGCCTGAAAGTGTATGTACTCCTTACTGCGCTTGTGCTTTATCTTGGAGAAATCCTTGCCAGGCGCATAAGGGAAATGAGAAAGCTCAAGAATACGCAAGGTTGA
- a CDS encoding vWA domain-containing protein has product MPFENPLALIALLSVIPLIIIYMLRPRPKVLAIPSLMFVLKLERERKRVYASLTKIVQDPLFLIQLLMLILLSIGAAGYYYTSQEPLSGEHTVLVLDTSASMQVDSRFDDAVKIADGYVSKKNSIILASDTPRLALDGGDASSAKEILSQVQPGAGTADLSAAITTGMRLLSKEGGGKIIVISDFTNSKGDDPVSSKNLAESYGISVNFVKVGKSADNIGVINGWIEATNGKYGYTGVIKNYKDQSEKVEIETGSGASGNSTSFSLDVPARGTKQFTLENLGPGITTVQLNVKDSLPVDNKAYISIPETLEQRILFITDDGKLPSKTALSLLPNSNLSVTKAVPSSLDNYTLVVLAQKETPIASDSVDTIENYVRNGGNAVFIASGALAPEKTEVGLIKILPVKPTGIENETNGTDLGVKEVQQSSITKDIRSDEISVHTYLDATERTGSTTLVALENGVPILSYWQVGKGTVFYMGLDDELGDNAWNNFHNLPEYPVFWIKLVEWLGGTGDISEYNLNTGTLTSLSKTEEIKTPSKTFTSNHILFDEAGIYEISGKKIAVNLYSDKESNTTVDASDVVQRAAEEDKSKLVRADTYTAKNDITDYLIVVMFLLILAEIMIVRRRGEL; this is encoded by the coding sequence ATGCCTTTTGAAAACCCCCTTGCTCTTATTGCTCTCCTGAGTGTAATCCCGCTTATCATTATTTACATGCTCCGTCCCAGACCGAAGGTACTTGCAATTCCTTCGCTCATGTTTGTACTAAAACTTGAGAGGGAGAGAAAACGGGTATATGCATCACTTACCAAAATTGTGCAGGACCCGCTTTTCCTGATCCAGCTCCTGATGCTTATTCTTCTTTCCATTGGCGCAGCAGGGTATTACTATACTTCACAGGAACCGCTGAGCGGAGAGCATACAGTGCTGGTCCTTGATACCTCTGCAAGTATGCAGGTTGACTCTCGTTTTGATGATGCTGTTAAGATTGCCGATGGTTATGTGAGCAAGAAAAATAGCATAATCCTGGCTTCGGATACGCCTCGTCTTGCTCTTGATGGAGGCGATGCGTCCTCTGCAAAGGAGATATTAAGTCAGGTTCAGCCGGGGGCAGGTACTGCCGACCTGTCTGCAGCCATAACTACAGGTATGCGTCTTTTATCAAAAGAAGGAGGGGGAAAAATCATCGTTATATCGGATTTCACGAATTCGAAAGGAGACGATCCTGTTAGTTCCAAAAACCTGGCCGAGTCTTACGGGATTTCAGTCAATTTCGTAAAAGTCGGAAAGTCTGCCGATAACATAGGGGTCATCAACGGATGGATCGAAGCCACGAACGGAAAATACGGCTACACAGGTGTAATTAAGAACTATAAAGATCAAAGCGAGAAAGTTGAAATCGAGACCGGAAGCGGAGCTTCAGGAAACTCAACGTCATTTTCCCTTGACGTCCCGGCAAGAGGGACAAAACAGTTCACACTTGAAAACCTTGGGCCAGGGATTACAACGGTTCAGCTTAATGTGAAAGATAGTTTACCTGTTGACAATAAAGCTTACATTTCCATTCCAGAGACTTTAGAGCAGCGTATACTCTTTATCACTGACGATGGGAAACTACCTTCGAAAACGGCACTCTCCCTGCTTCCGAACAGCAATCTCAGTGTCACAAAAGCCGTGCCTTCTTCCCTTGACAATTACACACTTGTAGTTCTTGCGCAGAAAGAAACTCCAATTGCTAGTGATTCAGTAGATACAATTGAAAATTATGTAAGAAACGGAGGCAATGCAGTTTTCATCGCAAGCGGCGCCTTAGCCCCCGAGAAAACTGAGGTTGGCCTAATTAAGATCTTACCTGTAAAACCTACCGGAATTGAGAACGAAACAAATGGAACCGATCTTGGAGTTAAGGAAGTTCAGCAGAGCAGTATTACAAAGGACATTAGAAGTGATGAGATCTCAGTCCACACATACCTGGACGCAACTGAAAGAACCGGCTCGACAACCCTGGTAGCTCTAGAAAATGGAGTTCCGATCTTGAGTTACTGGCAGGTAGGTAAAGGGACCGTTTTCTATATGGGGCTGGATGATGAACTCGGGGACAATGCCTGGAATAATTTCCATAACTTGCCTGAGTATCCTGTGTTCTGGATAAAACTTGTTGAATGGCTCGGAGGGACAGGTGATATTTCTGAATATAACCTGAATACAGGTACTTTAACGTCTCTTTCGAAGACTGAAGAAATCAAGACTCCCTCGAAAACATTCACTTCAAACCATATTCTATTTGATGAGGCGGGAATTTACGAAATATCAGGAAAGAAGATTGCAGTCAACCTTTATAGTGACAAGGAATCAAACACAACAGTTGATGCATCTGATGTTGTTCAGCGGGCGGCTGAGGAAGATAAGTCCAAACTTGTGAGGGCTGATACTTATACTGCCAAAAATGACATTACTGATTACCTGATAGTAGTTATGTTCCTCCTCATACTAGCTGAAATTATGATCGTGCGCCGGCGGGGTGAACTATGA
- a CDS encoding DUF58 domain-containing protein → MTRTKQNIETDFFRQLDRFTFSVRKRVSTVYAGNRPSTRSGHGIDTIGFREYDLNDSLKDIDWKAYARTEKLYVRQFEEEKTLTTHILLDASKSMNYPEKGTSKFEYAAMLAAGYAYMVTKYNDRFAISTFAQEVDIHKPSRGRKNLLRAIDRLTELELSGSTSIGEAVIKYSREIKSRSLVILISDFLQEPEAIETAVSRLSDHDLILIQVLDPTEKVLPIQGNSKLIDLETGEEVRTYVSEKFKERYLKKLDDHSARIKKACMKTGAEFYTFTTDTPIFDAFYYTIRRRRR, encoded by the coding sequence ATGACTCGCACAAAACAAAACATAGAAACGGACTTTTTCAGGCAGCTTGACCGCTTTACCTTCTCTGTCCGGAAAAGGGTATCTACTGTTTACGCCGGAAACCGTCCCTCAACCCGAAGCGGGCACGGCATTGATACTATCGGGTTCAGGGAATATGATCTTAACGACAGCCTGAAAGATATCGACTGGAAAGCCTATGCGAGGACTGAGAAGCTCTATGTGCGGCAGTTTGAGGAAGAGAAAACCCTTACAACCCATATACTTCTGGACGCCAGTAAAAGTATGAACTACCCTGAAAAAGGAACTTCAAAATTTGAATATGCTGCCATGCTCGCGGCAGGCTACGCCTACATGGTAACAAAATATAACGATAGGTTCGCAATCTCAACCTTTGCACAGGAAGTCGATATACACAAACCCAGCCGCGGGAGAAAAAACCTTTTACGTGCAATTGATAGACTGACAGAGCTTGAACTATCTGGAAGCACTTCTATAGGGGAAGCTGTCATAAAATACAGCAGGGAAATCAAGTCCAGGTCCCTTGTAATCCTTATCTCGGACTTTCTTCAAGAACCCGAGGCAATAGAAACCGCAGTTTCCAGGTTATCTGACCATGACCTGATTTTGATCCAGGTGCTAGACCCCACGGAAAAAGTACTCCCTATCCAGGGTAACAGCAAGCTTATAGACCTTGAAACCGGAGAAGAAGTCAGGACTTATGTTAGTGAGAAGTTTAAAGAACGCTATCTTAAAAAGCTCGATGATCACAGCGCAAGAATTAAAAAAGCCTGTATGAAGACAGGGGCTGAATTCTATACTTTTACAACCGACACCCCCATTTTTGATGCTTTTTACTATACCATCAGGAGAAGGAGACGCTAA
- a CDS encoding AAA family ATPase translates to MNENNTDSGQATTTYQNAGTIFKSFFEDIGNVVVGQNRVVEQIVIAILCEGHALVESNPGLGKTLMISTVSKAMNLKFSRIQCTPDLMPSDITGTNVIEEQDNKKEFRFQPGPVFANVVLADEINRASPKTQSALLEAMQEKQVTVGNDTFMLDRPFFILATQNPIEMEGTYPLPEAQLDRFLLKILVDYPSHEEEMEIINRYTKSEVPKVSRGLDKSTLLDLQKLTRQVPISEELKQRVLSIVGMTRKDKEHIEYGASPRASIGLILAAKARALIEGRNFVSKEDVDYMAYPVLRHRLILTFEAERSGMTPDQAIEEIIRKLK, encoded by the coding sequence ATGAATGAAAATAATACCGATTCTGGTCAGGCTACAACGACCTACCAGAACGCAGGCACAATTTTCAAAAGTTTTTTTGAAGATATTGGAAATGTTGTGGTGGGCCAGAATAGAGTAGTGGAGCAAATCGTGATCGCAATACTCTGTGAAGGGCATGCCCTAGTTGAGAGCAATCCAGGGCTTGGAAAAACGCTTATGATCTCCACAGTGTCAAAGGCAATGAACCTGAAATTCAGCAGGATTCAGTGTACTCCTGATCTCATGCCCTCTGACATTACAGGGACAAATGTTATTGAAGAGCAGGACAACAAAAAAGAATTCAGGTTCCAGCCAGGGCCGGTCTTTGCAAATGTTGTTCTTGCGGATGAGATTAACAGGGCATCCCCTAAGACCCAGTCAGCCCTGCTGGAAGCTATGCAGGAAAAACAGGTAACGGTCGGAAACGATACATTCATGCTTGACCGTCCCTTTTTCATTCTTGCCACCCAGAACCCCATAGAAATGGAAGGCACATATCCCTTGCCTGAAGCCCAGCTCGACCGTTTTCTCTTAAAAATCCTTGTAGATTATCCTTCCCATGAAGAAGAAATGGAAATAATAAACCGCTATACAAAATCCGAAGTCCCAAAAGTGTCCAGAGGCCTTGATAAATCCACACTCCTCGATTTGCAGAAACTGACCAGGCAGGTCCCAATCTCCGAGGAGCTAAAACAGCGTGTTCTTTCTATTGTGGGCATGACAAGAAAAGACAAAGAGCATATCGAGTACGGGGCTTCTCCACGAGCATCTATCGGCCTTATTCTTGCCGCAAAAGCCAGAGCCCTTATAGAAGGCAGGAATTTCGTAAGCAAAGAGGATGTCGATTATATGGCATATCCGGTTCTCCGCCACAGGCTTATCCTGACCTTCGAAGCCGAAAGAAGCGGGATGACTCCTGATCAGGCTATTGAGGAGATTATCCGGAAGCTCAAATGA
- a CDS encoding OadG family protein, producing MALSIEEIVNKHESALKKYRGLYAFADLLATYFVLYVLFVLFNMRDLFLMFSIFEPYTGAKYSILGFGVVFETLGLIILAFVLSLILTAIRHYKTEKKDAIALIEETHPILKERLRTAYDNRNTNNIIARDLIGGVIIDSKPVESSSFFDRRKLAKDLFVIVFAVAVLAYVAGTGYQTTLSPTDLNGVIDKLPLVSNSNSDLYPVEENGGTSNNTSQENIFGKPAVVVVEGKDVDLTIPPGTGQGFTSQEEGEQTNESFTQSGLVNPEAEASQAYYDNLPEGYKNVIQSYFEGLAEE from the coding sequence ATGGCTCTGAGTATTGAAGAAATAGTAAACAAACACGAATCGGCTTTAAAAAAATATAGAGGACTCTATGCCTTTGCAGACCTGCTTGCAACTTATTTTGTCCTCTATGTACTTTTCGTGCTTTTCAATATGAGAGATTTATTTTTAATGTTTAGCATCTTCGAACCTTATACCGGTGCGAAATACAGCATTCTGGGCTTTGGGGTTGTTTTTGAAACTCTGGGGCTTATTATTCTGGCTTTTGTCCTTTCTCTTATCCTTACAGCTATCAGACATTACAAGACTGAAAAGAAAGATGCTATTGCTCTTATAGAAGAGACACACCCTATACTCAAGGAGAGATTAAGGACTGCCTATGATAACCGTAATACGAATAACATTATTGCCCGGGACCTTATAGGTGGAGTCATAATTGATTCAAAACCAGTAGAGTCCTCTTCCTTCTTTGACAGGAGAAAACTTGCAAAAGATCTGTTTGTAATAGTTTTTGCAGTTGCCGTTCTCGCATATGTTGCCGGAACCGGATACCAGACAACTCTCAGCCCTACTGACCTTAACGGAGTAATTGACAAGCTTCCCTTAGTTTCGAATTCAAACTCTGACCTTTACCCTGTGGAAGAAAACGGCGGGACCTCGAATAACACCAGCCAGGAAAACATATTCGGAAAGCCTGCCGTTGTTGTGGTGGAAGGTAAAGATGTTGATCTGACGATTCCCCCAGGTACAGGTCAGGGCTTTACAAGCCAGGAAGAAGGAGAACAGACGAACGAGTCATTTACCCAATCAGGTCTGGTAAATCCTGAAGCGGAGGCTTCCCAGGCTTATTATGATAATTTACCTGAAGGATACAAGAACGTTATCCAGAGTTACTTTGAAGGACTTGCAGAAGAATAA
- the pheA gene encoding prephenate dehydratase, giving the protein MIIGVLGLEGSYSEKAAQIWTLRHRLDSVEIQHFADIEDAFLAVEQGKSDLSVVPIENSIEGSVGVTLDLLYENEVEIVGEIVVKIEHCLLSKGGTEKIKVVLSHPQGLAQCRHFLKKYFPEAELRSTGSTSHAARLAGEFEEMAAIASPEAAECYRLKILLPNIQDRKENYTRFIVLRAAGKSTDEQVLCDTEDKPDKLENSSRSAFKTSIIVYLEKDRPGALYEILGAFAKNNINLTRIESRPSKKELGDYYFYIDFEGHTSDVLIKETLKDIKNKTDTLKILGSYPAFKT; this is encoded by the coding sequence ATGATTATCGGTGTGTTAGGGCTCGAAGGCTCGTACTCGGAGAAAGCTGCACAAATCTGGACTCTAAGACATAGGCTAGATAGTGTAGAAATTCAACATTTTGCAGATATAGAGGACGCATTTCTAGCTGTGGAACAGGGAAAATCCGATCTTTCAGTAGTTCCTATAGAAAACTCTATTGAAGGTTCGGTAGGCGTTACTCTTGATTTACTTTATGAGAATGAGGTTGAGATAGTAGGAGAGATTGTTGTAAAAATTGAGCATTGCCTGCTCTCGAAAGGAGGAACTGAGAAGATTAAGGTTGTTCTTTCCCATCCTCAGGGACTTGCCCAGTGCAGGCATTTTCTAAAAAAATATTTCCCTGAGGCTGAACTAAGGAGCACAGGTAGTACTTCCCATGCAGCAAGGCTCGCAGGAGAATTTGAAGAAATGGCAGCAATAGCTTCTCCTGAAGCTGCAGAGTGTTACAGGCTGAAGATTCTCCTTCCAAATATACAGGACAGAAAAGAAAACTACACCCGCTTCATTGTTTTGAGAGCCGCAGGAAAAAGCACGGATGAGCAGGTTTTATGTGACACTGAAGATAAACCGGATAAGCTTGAAAATTCCAGCCGTTCAGCATTCAAGACCTCTATTATAGTATATCTGGAAAAAGACAGGCCAGGAGCATTATATGAAATACTCGGGGCTTTTGCAAAGAACAATATTAACCTTACCAGGATTGAATCCAGACCTTCTAAAAAAGAACTTGGGGATTATTACTTCTATATTGATTTTGAAGGGCACACAAGTGATGTACTTATAAAAGAGACATTAAAAGACATAAAAAATAAAACCGATACGCTAAAAATACTGGGTTCCTATCCCGCTTTCAAAACTTAA
- a CDS encoding glycosyltransferase family 2 protein, with product MSTELHMGNSSQCMTENENLRAKGTVPQNVTVILPVYNEEVSVGSVVLQAKELANKVIVVDNASSDNTVKVAELAGAEVIRKLGHRRPDFPLTMGIQHALDSDVLLFMDISICHDSKLIPKMLEPIQKDDFDMVIGTCFVQSNRLQENISFLNEIQTENRPIGFFAFSKQCFEVLSSSDIYTSSASAIISFAENNNLKAKHLDLKEEHTFSLFKRYNIGVVVPAYNEEALLGATIMGIPEYVSRIYIVDDCSSDRTPEVIKSLKDSRIVSLRHEVNMGAGKSVVDGYKMALKDKMDIVVVMDGDNQMDPSQMPRLLMPIIEDKADYTKGNRLITRKAREGMSTWRFIGNTLLSLLTKIGSGYWDLMDPQNGYAAASRKALETIDLDSVYTYYGYLNDILIKLNAYGMRVTDVVIPARYGNEKSSIKYHKYILKVAPMLFKGFIWRIKTKYVLLSFHPLVFFYLASMILLPCGLLFDFWILVQKVMRNSVSPNYPLLGVFITLMGMQLLLFAMFFDMQSDKIKYSKTV from the coding sequence TTGAGTACAGAGCTGCATATGGGTAACAGCTCGCAGTGTATGACTGAAAATGAAAATCTGCGCGCTAAAGGCACGGTTCCCCAAAATGTAACCGTGATTCTTCCGGTCTATAACGAGGAAGTTTCAGTAGGTAGCGTGGTTTTACAGGCGAAGGAATTAGCCAATAAAGTAATTGTTGTGGACAATGCAAGTTCGGACAATACGGTTAAAGTAGCTGAGCTTGCAGGTGCAGAAGTAATTCGCAAACTTGGACATAGAAGGCCGGACTTTCCACTAACAATGGGTATCCAGCATGCCCTAGATTCTGATGTTCTTCTGTTCATGGATATCAGTATTTGTCACGATTCCAAACTAATTCCTAAAATGCTTGAGCCTATCCAAAAAGATGATTTCGATATGGTAATTGGCACCTGTTTTGTCCAATCAAACAGACTACAGGAAAACATCTCTTTTTTGAATGAGATTCAGACCGAAAATAGACCAATAGGATTTTTTGCTTTCTCTAAGCAATGCTTTGAGGTACTAAGTTCCTCTGATATTTACACTTCTTCTGCAAGTGCCATTATTTCTTTTGCTGAAAATAATAATTTGAAAGCAAAGCATCTTGATCTTAAAGAAGAGCACACTTTCAGCCTTTTTAAAAGGTATAATATTGGAGTTGTAGTACCTGCATACAATGAGGAAGCTTTGTTAGGCGCAACGATAATGGGAATTCCTGAGTATGTAAGCCGCATTTACATAGTAGATGATTGTAGTTCTGATCGAACTCCTGAAGTGATCAAAAGTTTAAAAGACTCCAGAATAGTTTCCTTAAGACATGAAGTGAATATGGGTGCTGGAAAATCCGTTGTTGACGGATATAAAATGGCTCTGAAAGACAAAATGGACATAGTTGTTGTCATGGACGGCGACAACCAGATGGATCCATCTCAGATGCCTCGCCTTTTAATGCCTATAATAGAAGATAAGGCTGACTACACTAAAGGAAACAGGCTTATTACCAGAAAAGCCAGAGAAGGAATGAGCACCTGGCGGTTCATTGGAAACACTCTACTTTCACTGCTGACTAAAATCGGAAGCGGTTACTGGGACTTAATGGATCCTCAAAACGGTTATGCTGCCGCATCTCGAAAAGCTCTGGAAACGATCGATCTTGATTCCGTATACACATATTATGGTTACTTAAATGATATACTAATTAAACTCAATGCATACGGCATGAGAGTAACCGACGTTGTAATCCCTGCCCGCTATGGAAATGAAAAATCTTCTATAAAGTATCACAAATACATCTTAAAAGTTGCTCCTATGCTCTTTAAAGGATTTATCTGGAGGATTAAAACCAAGTATGTACTTTTGAGCTTTCACCCATTAGTGTTTTTTTATCTTGCCAGCATGATACTTTTACCCTGTGGACTGCTTTTTGATTTCTGGATTTTGGTACAAAAAGTAATGCGCAATTCTGTTTCTCCAAACTATCCTCTGTTAGGAGTATTTATTACTCTGATGGGTATGCAGTTATTGCTTTTTGCAATGTTCTTTGATATGCAGTCGGACAAGATCAAATATTCGAAGACAGTTTGA